One genomic window of Acidovorax radicis includes the following:
- a CDS encoding methyl-accepting chemotaxis protein: protein MSKLSFKMKIMLMIGAALAALLIMSVASLVQERRLITDSRKDMLTTAVQSARSIVAAYQAKAASGAMPQEEAQKAAKDALRMARYGGADGKTEYFYIWTTEGVGVMHPFKTEWDGQDMLGKVKDGSGVDIIGMLVNGMRSSKDGTAFVPTMFARPGQQTAVPKLQYIIKVDGWNWMVGSGLYTDDVDILLRQALLSRLVLVVAIFLVVGVIGWFVSRSVLRQIGGEPAEAIAVMSEVAQGNLDTPIPNAHPGSMLDGLAHMVTSLRRLVTDVRSATDSIATASTEIAQGNNDLAHRTEDTASNLQTTASSMEELTSTVKQTSESAHTANQMATSAAEVAARGGQVVAQVVSTMQDINASSKKISDIIGVIDGIAFQTNILALNAAVEAARAGEQGRGFAVVASEVRSLAGRSADAAKEIKALIGASVEKVESGTQLVGNAGETMTEIVASVQRVTDIIGEIRAATSEQSQGIAQVNTAVNQLDQMTQQNSALVEESTAAADSLREQAVKLTQVVALFRVNGNASANTRATTPAPAAAHRPSPSPAPRPAAAPAVRAAGPRPALGKPTASGKAPAARPAPTARAPVAALPSAANSNKKSTPDNNDDWESF, encoded by the coding sequence ATGAGCAAACTCAGCTTCAAAATGAAAATCATGCTCATGATCGGCGCGGCGCTTGCAGCGCTGCTGATCATGTCCGTTGCGTCACTGGTCCAGGAGCGGCGGCTGATCACCGACTCGCGCAAGGACATGCTGACCACCGCTGTGCAATCTGCGCGCAGCATCGTGGCAGCCTATCAGGCCAAGGCGGCCAGCGGCGCAATGCCACAGGAAGAAGCGCAAAAAGCCGCCAAAGACGCCCTACGTATGGCACGGTATGGCGGCGCCGACGGCAAAACCGAGTATTTCTACATCTGGACCACCGAAGGGGTTGGCGTGATGCACCCCTTCAAGACCGAATGGGACGGGCAGGACATGCTCGGAAAGGTCAAGGATGGCTCCGGGGTAGACATCATCGGAATGCTTGTGAATGGCATGCGCAGCAGCAAAGACGGCACGGCATTTGTGCCCACGATGTTCGCCCGTCCCGGGCAACAGACCGCCGTGCCAAAGTTGCAATACATCATCAAGGTGGATGGCTGGAACTGGATGGTGGGCTCCGGGCTTTACACCGATGACGTGGACATCCTGCTGCGCCAGGCCCTGCTATCGCGCCTGGTGTTGGTGGTGGCGATCTTTCTCGTGGTGGGGGTGATTGGCTGGTTCGTGTCGCGGTCGGTGCTGCGCCAGATCGGTGGCGAGCCGGCAGAAGCCATTGCCGTCATGTCAGAAGTGGCGCAGGGCAACCTGGACACCCCCATTCCCAATGCCCACCCAGGCTCGATGCTCGACGGCCTCGCGCACATGGTGACCTCGCTGCGACGCCTGGTGACCGACGTGCGTTCGGCCACCGACAGCATTGCCACGGCGTCGACCGAAATTGCCCAGGGCAACAACGATCTGGCCCACCGCACCGAAGACACGGCCAGCAATCTGCAGACCACGGCCAGCAGCATGGAGGAGCTGACCAGCACCGTCAAGCAGACGTCGGAATCCGCCCATACCGCCAACCAGATGGCGACATCCGCCGCCGAAGTGGCCGCGCGCGGAGGCCAGGTGGTGGCGCAGGTGGTGTCCACCATGCAAGACATCAACGCCAGTAGCAAGAAGATCAGCGACATCATTGGCGTCATCGACGGCATTGCGTTTCAGACCAACATCCTCGCATTGAACGCAGCCGTGGAAGCCGCACGTGCTGGCGAGCAGGGCCGGGGTTTTGCCGTGGTGGCCAGTGAAGTGCGCAGCCTTGCGGGGCGCAGTGCAGATGCCGCCAAGGAGATCAAGGCGCTGATCGGCGCGTCGGTCGAGAAAGTCGAGTCCGGCACGCAACTGGTGGGCAATGCGGGCGAGACCATGACGGAAATCGTCGCCAGCGTGCAACGGGTGACCGACATCATTGGGGAAATCCGCGCGGCCACATCTGAACAGAGCCAGGGCATTGCACAGGTCAACACGGCCGTGAACCAGCTCGATCAGATGACCCAGCAGAACTCCGCCCTGGTGGAAGAGTCCACCGCCGCTGCCGACAGCTTGCGCGAACAGGCGGTCAAGCTGACCCAGGTGGTGGCACTGTTCCGCGTCAATGGCAATGCCAGTGCAAACACCAGAGCCACCACGCCAGCGCCCGCCGCCGCGCACCGGCCGTCGCCCAGCCCGGCACCGAGACCGGCTGCGGCCCCGGCGGTTCGCGCAGCAGGGCCACGGCCAGCCTTGGGCAAGCCGACGGCATCGGGCAAGGCGCCCGCTGCGCGGCCAGCACCCACGGCCCGGGCCCCGGTAGCGGCTTTGCCCAGCGCGGCAAACAGCAACAAAAAATCCACGCCCGACAACAACGACGATTGGGAATCGTTCTAG
- the lpxC gene encoding UDP-3-O-acyl-N-acetylglucosamine deacetylase encodes MLQQRTLKTLTRAVGVGLHSGQRVELTLRPAQPDTGIVFRRVDLPEPVDIPIRAEAVTDTRLASTISVGSAKVHTVEHLMSACAGLGIDNLYVDITAEEVPILDGSSASFVFLLQSAGVELQNAPKRFIRVTRPVEVREGEGAAVKWARLVPYHGYKLSFEIDFDHPAVDSTGQRVEFDLGKGNYSRDIARARTFGFTRDVEMMRSHGLALGGGLDNAIVMDDYKVLNSDGLRYDDEFVKHKILDAMGDLYLIGKPLLAAYSAFRSGHAMNNLLLRELLAQRDAWEVVTFEDDRQAPSGFSQPVRAW; translated from the coding sequence ATGCTCCAGCAACGCACTCTCAAGACACTGACCCGCGCCGTAGGCGTCGGGTTGCACAGCGGCCAGCGGGTCGAACTGACCTTGAGGCCTGCACAGCCGGACACGGGCATCGTGTTCCGCCGGGTTGATCTGCCCGAGCCGGTGGACATCCCCATCCGCGCCGAGGCGGTGACGGACACCCGGCTGGCATCCACCATCTCGGTGGGCAGCGCCAAGGTGCATACGGTCGAGCACCTGATGTCTGCCTGCGCGGGCCTTGGCATCGACAACCTCTATGTGGACATCACGGCCGAAGAGGTGCCGATCCTCGATGGGTCGTCCGCGTCGTTCGTATTCCTGCTGCAAAGTGCGGGGGTGGAACTGCAGAACGCACCGAAGCGTTTCATTCGCGTCACGCGGCCCGTGGAGGTGCGTGAAGGCGAGGGCGCCGCGGTCAAGTGGGCGCGGCTGGTGCCCTACCATGGCTACAAACTCAGCTTTGAAATTGATTTTGACCACCCCGCCGTGGACTCGACGGGGCAACGCGTGGAGTTTGATCTGGGCAAAGGCAACTACAGCCGCGACATTGCCCGGGCACGCACCTTTGGTTTCACACGCGATGTGGAGATGATGCGCTCACACGGTTTGGCGCTGGGCGGCGGGCTCGACAACGCCATCGTGATGGATGACTACAAGGTGCTCAACAGCGATGGTTTGCGTTATGACGATGAGTTCGTCAAACACAAGATTCTGGATGCCATGGGCGACCTTTACCTGATCGGCAAACCCCTGCTGGCTGCCTATAGCGCGTTTCGGTCAGGCCACGCCATGAACAACCTGCTCTTGCGGGAGTTGCTGGCCCAGCGCGACGCCTGGGAGGTGGTCACGTTCGAGGACGACCGCCAGGCGCCAAGCGGTTTCTCGCAGCCGGTGCGCGCCTGGTGA
- the thiC gene encoding phosphomethylpyrimidine synthase ThiC yields the protein MNAPDPHAKLASTEKFAELLARTREPFPASRKAYIPGRLHTDLRVPVRDIALTNGEQVSVYDTSGPYTDPNAVIDVRQGLASVRGGWITGRGDVEHYEGRAPVALDDGQKSEDATRLAQLRAEAAALQRKPLRAKRTNGVGANVTQMHYARKGIITPEMEYVAIRENGKRVWMEQYMADAGREKRLMGNPMGASIPRIITPEFVRDEVARGRAIIPANINHPEVEPMAIGRNFLVKINANIGNSAVTSSIEEEVEKLVWAIRWGADNVMDLSTGKNIHTTRDWIVRNSPVPIGTVPIYQALEKVGGVAEDLTWEIFRDTLVEQAEQGVDYFTIHAGVRLAYIHLTANRRTGIVSRGGSIMAKWCMAHHRESFLYEHFEDICDIMKAYDVSFSLGDGLRPGCASDANDEAQFAELHTLGELTQVAWKHDVQTMIEGPGHVPMHMIQANMTEQLKTCHEAPFYTLGPLTIDIAPGYDHIASAIGAAMIGWMGTAMLCYVTPKEHLGLPDRDDVKQGIIAYKIAAHAADVAKGHPGARSRDDALSQARFDFRWQDQFNLGLDPETAKEYHDETLPKDSAKVAHFCSMCGPKFCSMKITQEVRDFAKQKGVAEADALAQGMQTKAVEFQKNGGELYIPLKPV from the coding sequence ATGAATGCCCCCGATCCCCACGCCAAACTGGCCAGCACCGAGAAGTTTGCCGAGCTGCTGGCACGCACGCGCGAGCCCTTCCCCGCATCCCGCAAAGCCTATATCCCCGGCCGTCTGCACACCGACCTGCGCGTGCCCGTGCGCGACATCGCGCTGACCAATGGCGAGCAGGTCAGCGTGTACGACACCTCCGGCCCCTACACCGACCCGAATGCCGTGATCGATGTGCGCCAGGGCCTGGCCAGCGTGCGCGGCGGCTGGATCACCGGCCGTGGCGATGTGGAGCATTACGAAGGCCGCGCGCCCGTGGCGCTGGACGATGGCCAAAAGAGCGAAGACGCCACGCGCCTCGCCCAGCTGCGTGCCGAAGCTGCCGCCCTGCAGCGCAAGCCGCTGCGCGCCAAAAGGACGAATGGAGTGGGTGCCAACGTCACGCAGATGCACTACGCACGCAAAGGCATCATCACCCCCGAGATGGAATACGTGGCCATCCGCGAAAACGGCAAGCGCGTGTGGATGGAGCAGTACATGGCCGACGCCGGCCGTGAAAAGCGCCTGATGGGCAACCCCATGGGCGCGAGCATCCCGCGCATCATCACGCCCGAATTCGTGCGCGACGAGGTGGCCCGGGGGCGCGCCATCATCCCCGCCAACATCAACCACCCCGAGGTGGAGCCGATGGCGATTGGCCGCAATTTCCTGGTCAAGATCAACGCCAACATCGGCAACTCGGCCGTCACGTCCAGCATTGAAGAAGAAGTGGAAAAGCTGGTGTGGGCGATCCGCTGGGGTGCCGACAACGTGATGGACCTGTCCACTGGCAAGAACATCCACACCACGCGCGACTGGATCGTGCGCAACTCGCCCGTGCCGATTGGCACCGTGCCGATCTACCAGGCGCTCGAAAAAGTGGGCGGCGTGGCTGAAGACCTGACCTGGGAAATCTTCCGCGACACGCTGGTGGAGCAGGCCGAGCAGGGTGTGGACTACTTCACCATCCACGCCGGCGTGCGCCTGGCCTACATCCACCTCACGGCTAACCGCCGCACGGGCATCGTCTCGCGCGGCGGCTCCATCATGGCCAAGTGGTGCATGGCCCACCACCGCGAGAGCTTTTTGTACGAGCACTTCGAGGACATCTGCGACATCATGAAGGCGTACGACGTGTCGTTCAGCCTGGGCGACGGCCTGCGCCCCGGTTGTGCATCGGACGCCAACGACGAAGCCCAGTTCGCCGAGCTGCACACGTTGGGCGAGCTGACCCAGGTGGCCTGGAAGCACGACGTGCAGACCATGATCGAAGGCCCAGGCCACGTGCCCATGCACATGATCCAGGCCAACATGACCGAGCAGCTCAAGACCTGCCATGAGGCACCGTTCTACACCCTGGGCCCGCTCACCATCGACATCGCACCGGGCTACGACCACATTGCCAGCGCCATTGGCGCCGCCATGATCGGTTGGATGGGCACGGCCATGCTGTGCTACGTGACGCCCAAGGAGCATCTGGGCCTGCCTGATCGCGACGACGTCAAGCAAGGGATCATTGCCTACAAGATCGCCGCGCATGCAGCCGATGTGGCCAAGGGCCATCCCGGCGCCCGCTCGCGCGACGATGCGCTGAGCCAGGCACGTTTCGACTTCCGCTGGCAGGACCAGTTCAACCTGGGCCTGGACCCCGAGACGGCCAAGGAATACCACGACGAAACCCTGCCCAAAGACTCGGCCAAGGTGGCGCATTTCTGCTCCATGTGCGGCCCCAAGTTCTGCTCCATGAAGATCACCCAGGAAGTGCGCGACTTCGCAAAGCAAAAGGGTGTGGCCGAGGCCGATGCGTTGGCGCAGGGCATGCAGACCAAGGCCGTGGAATTCCAGAAGAACGGGGGCGAGTTGTACATCCCGCTCAAGCCGGTGTGA